The following are encoded in a window of Fibrobacter sp. genomic DNA:
- a CDS encoding aldehyde dehydrogenase family protein gives MMKTPEQIFEAQGKKRWAIANTTAKERIVKLRKIRKAIVARQQEFYDAVWADFHKSKMEAWLSEIFPTLEEIDYAISNLPKWMEDKSASWTFYFPTNKCRSHFEPKGRVLIMSPWNYPLLLSISPIVAAIAAGNAIIAKPSNKTPHVGAFLKSLFEEIFEEDEVAVILGTGVTLGEELLSLPFDHMFFTGSPTIGAHVAESAAKVHAGVTLELGGKSPAIILDKVDIKDAAQKLAWGKCLNAGQTCVAPDYALCPRNLVDELAKDIADKIKSMYGETEEARKSCEYFVHTIRSETVRHHKAIVEDAVVGGATAVIGGTFTESDIEARYTPATILTGVTPDMLIMQSEIFGPILPIIAYDSLDEAIAFIQSRPKPLALYIFGKDKATINRVMSNTSSGSTCVNHCILQIENLSVPFGGVGMSGTGNYHGYYGFKTFSHERNVMEQGSFDTMLFFYPPYHEENDKSLRARLQRIAKKILG, from the coding sequence ATGATGAAGACTCCTGAACAAATTTTCGAAGCGCAAGGCAAAAAACGTTGGGCTATCGCAAATACGACTGCAAAAGAACGCATCGTAAAGTTGCGAAAAATCCGCAAGGCAATCGTCGCGCGCCAGCAGGAATTCTACGATGCCGTTTGGGCCGATTTTCACAAATCCAAGATGGAAGCCTGGCTCAGCGAAATATTCCCCACCCTCGAAGAAATCGACTACGCCATAAGCAACCTGCCGAAATGGATGGAAGACAAGTCGGCAAGCTGGACATTCTACTTTCCGACGAACAAATGCCGTAGTCATTTCGAGCCGAAGGGCCGAGTCCTCATCATGTCGCCCTGGAACTATCCGCTCCTGCTGTCCATCTCGCCCATCGTCGCGGCAATCGCGGCCGGGAACGCGATTATCGCTAAGCCGAGCAACAAGACCCCTCACGTGGGAGCATTCCTGAAATCGCTTTTCGAAGAGATATTCGAAGAAGACGAAGTCGCCGTCATTTTGGGTACGGGAGTCACCCTCGGCGAGGAACTGCTTTCGCTCCCCTTCGACCACATGTTCTTTACCGGGAGCCCGACAATCGGGGCGCACGTCGCAGAAAGCGCAGCCAAGGTCCATGCGGGCGTCACGCTGGAGCTGGGCGGCAAATCGCCCGCAATCATCCTGGACAAGGTCGACATCAAGGATGCGGCACAGAAGTTGGCCTGGGGCAAGTGCCTAAATGCAGGCCAGACGTGCGTCGCGCCGGATTACGCGCTTTGTCCGCGCAACCTCGTAGATGAGCTCGCAAAAGACATTGCGGATAAAATAAAGAGCATGTACGGAGAAACCGAAGAGGCCCGCAAATCTTGCGAATACTTCGTACACACCATCCGGAGCGAGACAGTCCGGCACCACAAGGCAATCGTCGAAGATGCCGTCGTAGGCGGCGCTACCGCGGTCATAGGCGGGACATTTACGGAAAGCGACATAGAAGCCCGCTACACGCCCGCGACCATACTTACCGGCGTCACGCCCGACATGCTCATCATGCAGTCCGAAATCTTCGGACCCATCCTCCCGATTATCGCATACGATTCCCTGGACGAAGCGATCGCGTTTATCCAGAGCAGGCCCAAGCCGCTCGCTCTCTATATTTTCGGGAAGGACAAGGCGACCATCAACCGCGTCATGTCGAATACGTCATCGGGTTCGACATGCGTGAACCACTGCATATTGCAAATAGAAAACCTCTCCGTGCCTTTTGGCGGAGTCGGCATGAGCGGCACCGGAAACTACCACGGGTACTACGGTTTCAAGACGTTCAGCCACGAAAGGAACGTGATGGAGCAAGGCTCCTTCGATACGATGTTGTTCTTCTACCCGCCCTACCACGAAGAAAACGACAAGAGCCTCAGAGCGAGGCTCCAGCGAATCGCAAAGAAAATTCTAGGATAA
- the sufB gene encoding Fe-S cluster assembly protein SufB, with protein sequence MIFKNDFFILLYPYFSLKYKSFLYLCRNQNTEKAKMSENYKYGFVTDIENEAFEKGLNEDIIRRASKLRGEPQFMLDFRLKAYEKLLKMEQPNWGELSFAPVDLQDIVYYSAPKTKKSHEKIEDVDPELLATFEKLGIPLDEQKRLANVAVDAVFDSVSIYTSHKRKLMEMGILFCSISDAIKEYPELIEEYLGSVVPAGDNYFAALNSAVFGDGSFVYIPPGVKCPMDLSTYFRINNKEAGQFERTLIIADEGASVSYLEGCTAPEYSSKQLHSAIVELVAKDNASIKYSTVQNWYAGDRETGAGGVYNFVTKRGKCAGKNSRISWTQVETGSAITWKYPSCVLLGDNSVGEFYSVALTNGHMQADTGTKMIHIGKNTKSTIISKGISADYSSNAYRGEVSIRKSATGARNYTQCDSMLVGTNSAAHTFPYITVANASSTTEHEATTSRISEDQLFYFESRGIKREDAIQAMVGGFCKDVFKELPGEFATEARQLLTLKLEHSVG encoded by the coding sequence ATGATTTTCAAGAACGATTTTTTCATATTGTTGTATCCGTATTTTTCTTTAAAATATAAAAGTTTTTTATATTTGTGCCGCAATCAAAACACCGAAAAGGCAAAAATGAGCGAAAATTACAAATACGGTTTTGTGACGGATATCGAAAACGAGGCTTTTGAAAAGGGCCTCAACGAAGATATCATCCGCAGGGCATCCAAGCTCCGCGGCGAACCGCAGTTCATGCTCGATTTTCGCCTGAAGGCATACGAAAAACTTTTGAAGATGGAGCAGCCGAACTGGGGTGAACTGAGTTTCGCGCCGGTGGACCTGCAAGACATCGTCTACTACTCCGCCCCGAAGACCAAGAAGAGCCACGAGAAAATCGAGGACGTGGATCCGGAACTCCTGGCCACCTTCGAAAAGCTCGGCATCCCGCTCGACGAACAGAAGCGCCTTGCCAACGTGGCCGTAGACGCAGTCTTTGACTCGGTGAGCATTTATACCAGCCATAAGCGCAAGCTCATGGAAATGGGCATCCTGTTCTGCTCCATCAGCGACGCCATCAAGGAATACCCCGAACTCATCGAAGAATACCTGGGTTCCGTGGTGCCCGCGGGCGACAACTACTTTGCAGCTTTGAACAGCGCCGTCTTCGGCGACGGAAGCTTCGTGTACATTCCGCCCGGAGTCAAGTGCCCGATGGACCTTTCGACCTACTTCCGCATCAACAACAAGGAAGCAGGCCAGTTCGAACGCACCCTGATTATCGCCGACGAAGGTGCCAGCGTGAGCTACCTCGAAGGCTGCACCGCCCCGGAATATTCGAGCAAGCAGCTGCACAGCGCCATCGTGGAACTGGTGGCGAAAGACAACGCGAGCATCAAGTATTCCACCGTGCAGAACTGGTACGCAGGCGATCGCGAGACGGGAGCCGGCGGCGTGTACAACTTCGTGACCAAGCGCGGCAAGTGCGCAGGCAAGAACAGCCGCATCAGCTGGACGCAGGTCGAGACGGGTTCCGCGATTACCTGGAAGTACCCGAGCTGCGTGCTCCTTGGAGACAATTCCGTCGGGGAATTCTACAGCGTCGCGCTGACCAACGGCCACATGCAGGCTGATACCGGCACCAAGATGATCCACATCGGCAAGAACACCAAGAGCACGATCATCTCCAAGGGTATCAGCGCGGACTACAGCAGCAACGCCTACCGCGGTGAGGTGAGCATCCGCAAGTCTGCTACGGGCGCACGCAACTACACACAGTGCGATAGCATGCTCGTGGGCACAAACAGTGCAGCGCATACCTTCCCCTACATCACGGTAGCGAACGCCAGTTCCACCACCGAGCACGAAGCCACCACGAGCCGCATCAGTGAAGACCAGCTGTTCTACTTCGAGAGCCGCGGCATCAAGCGCGAAGACGCCATCCAGGCTATGGTCGGCGGGTTCTGCAAGGACGTGTTCAAGGAACTGCCCGGTGAATTCGCGACCGAAGCAAGGCAACTGCTCACGCTCAAGCTCGAACACAGCGTCGGGTAA